From Quercus robur chromosome 8, dhQueRobu3.1, whole genome shotgun sequence:
TATATTAAATCCAGGCACTTGCAAAGGAAATTGTGATGTCAAGAAAGGCTGTGAATCGCCTTTACGAGAATAAAGCCCAACTTAATTCAATCTCAATGCACCTTGGAGAAAGTGTTGGTATGTTGCTTAACTTATCTGAacatatttgtaatttttttttaataagtagtGCAAtctttattgatataaaaatagAGTCACTCCCGTATACATGGAGTATACAGCAGGGGACCAAATAATCACATGCAAATTACATGAATCTAATCAAACAATAACAGAACATAAAGAATGACTATGTATGATTGACATCCAATCCAATAAGGTtctaagaaaaaacaatttaaggTCAGGCATAGTCCTTTTTGTGTCCTCAAAGCTCCTATTGTTCCTCTCCCTCCatatgcaccacatcaaacaatgtgGAGCAGACATCCACAAAAGTCCATTCCGATGGGGCGTCTAAAGTGACCTGGCCAAGAAGCTAAATAAATCCACAACAGTCTTTGGCATCACCcaataaactccaaataaacccaaagcCATAGTTCATAATTCTATAGCAATAGGGCAATGCAGTAAAAGGTGATTAACTGATTCCCCATTGCATttacacatatagcaccaatCCAAAAGCCACATTTTCTTTTGCCATAAATTGTCAATTGTCAAGATCTTCCCCAAAGTGGCAGTCCAGCTAAAGAAAGCAACTCTATATGGAATCTTTGATTTCTGTATGCTCTTCCAAGGGAAAGATTGGTCATCATTGCCAAGTAGAACCCTGTAATAACCCTCACTGTGAAGCCCTTATTGTTATCAAGTTCTAAATTCAATGCAAGCATGTAATTTAGGGATGGCAAAAATTTCCACTCCGCTTGACCCACCCTGCCCCACTTTACCTTGCATGGGTTTTCTCAGCCCCAAAGAggctatgaagcacgggtgcgtttcgggactcgggtgcgggtgcgggtgcgggtgcgggtgcgggactcggcaatttttgaaaaagtagggtgcgggtgcggcgggactcggcgattaaaaaattattaaaaatatttttatttatattttttatatatttttactattaaaatattcttaaaaaacacattaatatacttgattcacaaaacaaagaaagaataaggcaaGAAACGCATCTGAGGCCAGAATTTCGGCCTCTCTGGCGATTTTCACGGCCGATTTTGGCCTGTTTCGGCCGATTCTGGCATGTTTTGGCCGATTCCGGCCTGTTTCGGCCGTATCGGTCGCCGGCCGATACGGACCGATTCGGCCCGATTTCGGCCGCGTCGGCCCGAGTCGGATCCGCCACGTGGCGCGACGCGGCACGACGCGGGACGGACGCGCGGTCTGCTGCGTCCCTCCCGCGTCGCCGCGTCCCGCAGCGTCGGACGCGGGTGCGCCGGCTTGggagccgcgtccgtgcatcctTGCAAAGAGGTGACTGGCAAGGGGCGGGATTTACTCCATCAGCCTCATCTTACTCCGCCCTGCCccaaatgtgtgtgtgtgtgtatataatgttttaaaatatatatttaaattatttttatatataatttaatctttttttgcattcctatatataattttctttgaacatctatttacaattataattttttttggtacataTTCTATTATTATCCCCCTAAATtcttgctttctctctctcccttagCGTTCTCATGACTATCCTTCTCCTTTGTGTTTCATCTCTACCCCATTAATGTTGAAGCCAACTCATTAGGGATGACAAAATACCTCCAAAGCCACCTAAATCTGACCTGGCCCGCTCCTGCCCACACGGGTTTTCCCGCCTTGAAGAGGGGACATGGCACCTTTGATCTGAGCCCGCACCACCCCATCGCCATCCCTAGCATGTATATTGTCATGTGAAAATAGACATTACCTCGTTTTTAAGCATCAAGTTGATGAACCTTGTTTGTGACTTACAACTGAAGAAAATTACTCcatattcttcttttctttttcttttttggaggaCTTACATTTCACAATAAGGTAAAAATTAACATGTTGCTTAAGAATTTTAGTACATCAATGCTAGATTTTGTAAGAATGGTTTTCGAAAAGAATGGGCAAACTATGTTCCCATGTGTTGGTGATATAATACCTGATCAGTACAGGAGTGTAAATTCTCAACTGATGGCAACCCATGCTGTTAGACATCTTTTATGATAGTTTATTCAAGGACAAATAACAAACTTGAACTAGAGGGTGTAGTAGGTAGAATTTAGACGAAACCATTTTGTTGGAGTCAATATATGGTTTAAGAAAGAATTCACTTCTTGCATGTTTGTGATATGACATCTCTAAAATAGTGAAAGAAATTTACTCCAATatgaaaattttcctttgtttctctTCAGAAAACAAActaagaagaaagaagggagaAAGAAATATAGAGATCAACTAACATGTATAATTGTGTTGTGACTGGCCTACAAATTGATTGTTGAAGGAAAGTCTCAAAGTCCACCATTTAGTTTATGACTATACTTGCTGCAAAGAAATTCTTTTGCCACTGCTTAATGGTTAAAGTCATATTCAATGAACTTGACTTTATTGCTGATAAGCAATGACTTATGTGAATAAATGGAGATTTTCACTAATGACTTTTTCTTTAGATATTCTATAAACTAAACATACAAATAGAATTCAGAACCCCTTACCATCTTTATGTGTAAATTTATGTTGTGGTCTATGGATGTGATGTCAGCAGTGAAAGGCTTTGTCACACTCGTAGCAATCTCTTTTAATTATAATTGTATTGTGTTCTCATTGATTCTGTGTTTgcttgtttttagtttttttgcaagaatattttgaaataatttcagtgaaataaaaaattcaatgtgCCATGAAACTTGCAGCAATTTCTCGTACTGTTGGTCATTTGTCCAAGAGTGCAGAGGTCATGAAACTTGTCAATAACCTCATGAAAGCTCCGGAAGTGGCAGCCACAATGCAAGAATTTAGCAAAGAAATGACCAAGGTATCTCTTCACCTTTGAACAAGTATTCATTCAAATTCTTTATTGGTAAGAATGATACTTTTTGACAGTTCTAGTGGGAAGAAAACTATTGTGTTTTGCTCTTCTGATGTTCACTATTTCAGTGTATAACCATTTTAATTTCCACTGGGAGTGGTTTTAATGGCATGTTAGAATATCTTTTGACTGCACTTAATGCGCTAAGTGCTCAATCTGGCTTAACTAATGTTGTTTGGAGTTACAATCTTGTATGCTCCTTATGTTAGCTTATGTGATTAGACTTCTCTTGTTTTACATATTAAACATTTTGGCTGAGaagatatcatttttattagaAGAATGTTTGTTATGTATCCTGCAAAGTTTGACTGTTTTCAAATGTCATTTAACatataatcattttttatataattaaattgttaCAACAAGTGGGGAGGGGGGGATTCAAACCTTGGCCTTCCTCATAAAGGAGACCAAGCAATGCCActaagctacaaggctcttggccaTCTAACTTACTCATGTGAGAATGAATAAAGTATTGCTCAATTCTCTCAATGATATGCAAAAAGATGAGTCAGACACACCCTTTAATTTGGGTCCCTGTGATATAAGGTGTCAAGGAGTGACCTTTTACATACTAAGGTTTCGGAATGTTCACTGTCAAGCACCAGTTTTGATCTTCTTTTAATTATTCACTTTTGTCATATGTTCTTGAATTCTCTAGAAGTgacacttattttttaattcaggCAGGAGTGATTGAAGAATTTGTGAATGATGCTGTTGACACTGCATTGGATTCAGAAGATATAGAAGAAGAAACTGAAGAAGAAGTTGATAAGGTCCTGACTGAAATAGCTGGTGAGACGGCTGCACAGCTTCCAGAAGCTGTCAGGAAGGAGAGGACAAAGTTACCTGCCCAGAGAGCTAGTACTTCACAAGAAGTATGTGGAAAATTACTCTCTTCATAACTTtacgtgaattttttttaacgaaACCAAGGAACTGATCCGTATGGATTTTCACAGGAAGAAGCTATTGCTGAGGGAGCAGACGATGAGGAAGAGCTGGAAGAGTTAAGAGCACGGCTTGCTAAAGTGAGATCATAATTTCTCCAATTGTTTTCATTGCTTAGCCACTAAAGTATTAGAGAAAAAGGGGTTTGTATCATTAGGGTTCTAGCCCATTGTTCTGTTTGAGATTAGGGCTTCAAACCCAGCTTAACATATTATGAACAGATGATACTTTTTTAGCAAAGGCCATTATATGCTATCTCGTgtatgatattaaaaaaaatactaacaaaatttttatttttttaataaaaatgaatttctGAAATCTTCTAGTTTTTATCTGATTATCTGTTTTTGCTTTATTCGACAGCTTCTtgcctttctttccttttctgaattaaggatttttttttcccgggTGCGTATGTGTGAGTTGGGGTCTCTGATGTAAGAATTGGCACTTGGCATTTCTTGACATAACAAacaattataattgaaaaacaCTATAGaaaatattggattttttttcttaatccaTCCGCACCTTGTGGTCTAGGTTGGAAACTTTGGTGCTTGCCTTTTTTATGCTACTTAATACACAATGTTTTCCAATTGGCACAATCTTGAATATTGATGCCTTCAAATATAAGGAATTTTCAGCATTCAAGTTCAACCATTATAGTTTTTTCACTAATGATGAGAGTTCAATCATGATATTATATCTATGTAGATTGTGTTttaatataaactcaaatttttattttcaaaaaaactaagtattaaCACAAAccaaaatccaaccaaaactacaagagagggagagagaaaaggcTCTGTGAtggggaattaaaaaaaaacacacataataatattaataataatttttttaaaccataaacCTAAATTAGAGTTATTTGATGCTTCAAAGCTAAGGCTACTAAACATAGCTTCTACTACTGGACTGaattttggatttgtttttctCCTTTTGTTGTTTAGTTATGGTGGCCTTTGTAAATCACATTAATTTCGTGTACGAGGAAATTCCTACAAAGTACatagcaaaaaaacaaaaacaaaaacaaaaacaaaaaaaagagtcttGCTTAGACAGAGGGGAAAGGAAgttatataaagaaaaagtctTGTTAATTTCGTTGCCTTGTACAATTGGCTTGCACCTCTTACATAGGAAGAGAGGATGTAACATGACAAATCATGAATACTTACAATTCTCTATCAATAATACACGCTTCCTTCCTACTCAATGaatatttacaaatttctaCTTATACAAATTGGTGTCCTTATAGTCATATATACTTTCAACTTCATGGCAATTTATAACGAATAATAGATAACTTTATGGCTGTTCGCAACGAATAATAATCTAAGAACATCTTTTTAGCTGTATGTTATACTTTTAATACTTTTACATTGATTtatattcttaatttattttgagtAATTAAGTTAtcatgaataaataaataaaaaaggtgcAAATGtacttttagtccttacattttgcactttttcaattttggtccctacattttatttttaccacttttagtccctaaaccaattaacgcgtgaCATTTAAGTCATTGCCGTCAACCAACTAACAAGAAAAGCtgagtgggttccagttagctcaactggtaaagtctctgatgattgtataagagatctggggttcgatccccgcctacaccaaaaactgattggtgtcttggtctgatgataattagctatcatcaggagcggacgccataggttgaaactctctctcaaaaaaaaaaaaaaaaaaaacaagaaaagctGAGGTGGCTGATGGAGAGAATTAAAAATCATTtagaaacattaaaataataataataagttttattttggtattaaaaatgtcacatcagtatataaatttaaaaacagaattaaaacccaaaaatcacaaaaattaagATCTAAAAAGTATCTTgaacaaagttaaaaaaaaacaaaattttcggaaaattttctttttcattaaaatattcagaaaaacatgttttttcccCAATCTAGTTGGAAACATGTTCAAACCATCTCTTTCTTCCAATTCCATTTCCAATTACAATTCCTAActaaaacccaacaaatttgTATAAACCAATTTCTCTTCtccacttatcaaaaaaaaaaaatttctcttctcctctctctaaGCTATTCCACAGTCCCGATCAAATCTCTCCAAACCTCTATCTCTACCTCTTGATCTCACTCTCTTAGCAAGGGTGATGACAACCTTGAGCTTCTCCATGACAAAACCGTTCTCGAGTCAACGCCATAGCTTGAGGGGTTCAGGTGGAaagaaaatttatgggtttgtgtttaagtttgttggttgggtttgtgtttatgtttgttggctGGGTTTGATCGGTGGAGGTGGTGGCTAGATTTTTCTGTGTTTGGGTAGAGAAAATTTCTAAGTTTGGGTTCgggtggaaagaaaatttttgggtttgtgtttaagTTTATTGGCTaggtttgtgtttatgtttgtgttgtTAAATGTGAGTTATTTAAGTGTTTAGTTTGAAAgaaaaatcttgattttctAGGGAAAATGTTGATGATTGTTCAAGAAAAATTTATGAGTTTGGTTGGGTTTGTTGTTATTGTGAGCCGAATTGGCTGGGTTTGTGTGCATGTGttgttttataagaaaatttatgGTTTTGGGTGGAAAGAAAATGTTATGATGCATCAGTTttttagatgtgaatttttttagtgtttggtttgaaagaaattttctGGGAAAGAGTTCTTTGATCTAGGTTCTAGTTCTTTGGTTATGGGTTTATGGTTctatttcttggatttatgggtttgatttactAGAGGTTTCAATGTTGAATGTGTTAGAATTTTTTGTGTTAAGATTGATTATGAATGTTGGCTAGTTGGGTTTGTCTTGATTGGGTGAAGAACATGAAGTTCATGTTCTGAAGAAGAAGTAGAACATGAAGACTATTAACAAtcatgttcttcccaaaaactaatgagtatttttatttatttatttattttaatatttgtttttaatttaattaattaattaatgtgtgtgattatattatttttttattccccgTCGGCCACGTCAGCTTTTGCTATTAGTTGGGTGATGGAAATGACCTAAATATCAGGCGTTAATTGatttagaaactaaaaatagtaaaaacaaattgtagggaccaaaatagaaaaatgtaaaatatagaaattaaaagtgcatttatgcattaaaaaaaaatcttaaagtGGTAAACAgattcaaaaatatgaaaaatcgtCAAGAGAAACTAAGCAAATTAAAccaagtttgaaaaataaattacaatttaacatttctatttcattttatatgacaattatattattctacaattttttttcaattttattagtgatatcaattaatattttaaaaataaattttactttcCGATTATATGTTTCTACAACCATTTTCGGTGTGAACTGTGAAGCATCTTAAAATGTGATAAAGTGGGCAGGAAAAACAGAATCTTTAAcgtaataaataaacaaacataacattcccttttttaacttctttaaTAAAAAGCAAAGCAAGGTACGTCAtgaaaagcattttttttcctttccctaGTTAATATCTCACACAGACTAGCACCGACCTTCTCGCCCACTCCACTGCCAAAAGACAGTTCTCTCAGCTTTAGATAGCAACGACCCAAAACGGAATCTCTTAGACCAAAGCTTATTAGTTACGTGCATTCTTTTTAACAGTAGCCCACTTCACACGTGATCCCTCCATCCTTTACTTCCCGCAACTGCAACCCAAAGCAGCTTCTCCTCCACTCTCCACGTCACCACCATTACCAACCCCCCAAAAATatctttaaacccaaaaaataaaaataaaattatactatcATATTTTCATAGCAAATTTTAATGGAGGAAAAATTATAGTCtcttattcattattttactataaaactcttacatgtttaaaattattgaaaactttagttagtttataataaaaaaaaattgttaaatttacTTAACAATTTTAAATGAATAAGAGTCTTTAAGTAGAATAGCCGAATAAGGGATAAATGACGTTGTCTACTTTGAGAACGGTATAATTTCTCGTAAGTAAAGTGTTGTTACTTTCTGTTATTGccggacaaaaaagtaattttagtaatgatttcaaattataaccagtaacaaccattagaatttattatgaaaatattatgagtactgaaaaaagaaaatctgaatTCAAAACTTTTGCCAGTATGTTGGATCACTCTAAGGAATTCTTAGGTGTGGAATAGAGAATTACGTAACCAAAAGAATAGTCaaattctcaaagaaaaaactcGTCCGTTTCGTATGTTATAAACCGACCCAGACCGACTCTCCCGCAACTAACAGCCCACGAATGAAGTAGACCGTTAGATACTTAGTTACCGCCACCTCACCAGTAACAGGTGAGTCAGGTGAcctgtactctctctctctctctcactcacaaatatatatatatatataagcatttccatttctctctctctcttcagagaagaaaaaaaaacttacaaaaatgGAGTcctcaaaaatctctctctctgttctATTCACTTTCCtttccctcttctctctctcttc
This genomic window contains:
- the LOC126697193 gene encoding vacuolar protein sorting-associated protein 24 homolog 1-like, yielding MDKFKSVLKPKANPQEQLRGWQRRLRQECRNIERQIRDVQREEKSVHKAIREAAKRNDMGSAKALAKEIVMSRKAVNRLYENKAQLNSISMHLGESVAISRTVGHLSKSAEVMKLVNNLMKAPEVAATMQEFSKEMTKAGVIEEFVNDAVDTALDSEDIEEETEEEVDKVLTEIAGETAAQLPEAVRKERTKLPAQRASTSQEEEAIAEGADDEEELEELRARLAKVRS